Below is a genomic region from Burkholderia pseudomultivorans.
CGATGAATCCGGACCCCGATTATTCGGCAGCCTATGTCGTGCTCGAAACCGACCACGACGGCCTCGAGGGTCACGGACTCACGTTTACGATCGGCCGCGGCAACGAAATCTGCTGCGCGGCCATCGCCGCGATGCGCCACCTCGTCGTCGGTCTCGACCTGGACTGGATTCGCGAGGACATGGGGCGCTTCTGGCGGCACGTGACGTCGGACAGCCAGCTGCGCTGGATCGGCCCCGACAAGGGCGCGATCCACCTCGCGACGGGCGCCGTCGTCAACGCGGTGTGGGACTTGTGGGCGAAGGCGGCGGGCAAGCCGCTGTGGCGGCTCGTCGCCGACATGAGCCCCGAGGAACTGGTGCGCACGATCGACTTCCGCTACCTGACCGACTGCCTGACGCCGGACGAAGCGCTCGAGCAACTGCGCCGGCAGGCACCCGGCAAGGCCGAGCGGATCGCCACGCTGGAGCGCGAAGGCTACCCGTGCTACACGACCTCGGCGGGCTGGCTCGGCTACAGCGACGACAAGCTGCGCCGGCTGTGCCGCGAGGCGGTGGACGCCGGTTTCGACTATGTGAAGCTGAAAGTCGGCGCGAACCTCGAGGACGACATTCGCCGCGTGACGATTGCGCGCGAGGTGATCGGCCCCGATCGCAAGCTGATGATCGACGCGAACCAGGTGTGGGAGGTCGACGAGGCGATCGACTGGGTGCGCGAGCTGGCGTTCGCGCAGCCGTGGTT
It encodes:
- a CDS encoding L-fuconate dehydratase; this encodes MPIIRSMRVLDVRFPTSQKLDGSDAMNPDPDYSAAYVVLETDHDGLEGHGLTFTIGRGNEICCAAIAAMRHLVVGLDLDWIREDMGRFWRHVTSDSQLRWIGPDKGAIHLATGAVVNAVWDLWAKAAGKPLWRLVADMSPEELVRTIDFRYLTDCLTPDEALEQLRRQAPGKAERIATLEREGYPCYTTSAGWLGYSDDKLRRLCREAVDAGFDYVKLKVGANLEDDIRRVTIAREVIGPDRKLMIDANQVWEVDEAIDWVRELAFAQPWFIEEPTSPDDVEGHRRIREAIGPVQVATGEMCQNRVLFKQFIARGAIDVVQIDACRLGGVNEILAVMLLAAKYGLPVCPHAGGVGLCEYVQHLSMIDYVCIAGTREGRVIEYVDHLHEHFVDPCVIRNAAYLPPTAPGFSIEMKPESLEQYRFRG